A genomic region of Thunnus albacares chromosome 2, fThuAlb1.1, whole genome shotgun sequence contains the following coding sequences:
- the LOC122999833 gene encoding zinc finger protein 2 homolog isoform X10, translating into MSSVECLRELINERLTAAAEEIFRVFQKTIVEYEEEIDRQRRLLDIVWKPEIKLHRIELPQQHVCKEGEVLADQQLCNQERNCSLDQEDPEPPQIKEEQEELYTSLEVEELVLKQETETFMLTPTCEESDNSEDQTLDWSPDETESATEKEHVVSISVKSLVVPEPNSDDQLLSYNSHVAESQDHKGGKQGDSGSTGNTETKPQKRHHNSNSHTNDLESPEIKEEQEELYTSLEVEELVLKQETETFMLTPTCEESDNGEDQTLDWSPDETESATEKEHVVSMSVKSSVVPNSDDWLLSHISHVAESQDHKGGKQVDSGSTSNTEPKRQKRHRKSKSHSNNVCNTTMSKFQTHKGKKILKCDTCGKAFKYISQLNRHLTIHTGEKPYSCNSCEKRFSLPAALTLHMKVHTGEKPYPCNTCGRRFNQMAKVKRHMRTHTGEKPYPCNSCEKRFSHLHALKAHMTIHTGERPYPCNTCEKRFIYPHVLKTHMRIHTGERPYPCNICEKRFTYPHALKTHTRIHTGERPYPCNVCGKRFSVTSALKVHMRIHTGEKPYTCNTCEKKFAQLTVLQMHMRVHTGEKPYSCNICEKRCSQTGQLKYHMRTHTGERPYSCKICEKRFSQTGTLKRHMRVHTGEKPYPRNSIQFNSILFT; encoded by the exons ATGTCTTCAGTTGAGTGTTTGAGAGAGTTAATCAACGAGCgactaactgctgctgctgaagaaataTTCCGAGTTTTTCAAAAAACTATCGTCGAGTATGAGGAAGAGATCGATCGTCAGCGCAGACTGCTGGATATCGTTTGGAAACCTGAAATAAAGTTACACAGAATAG AGCTCCCACAGCAGCATGTCTGTAAGGAGGGGGAGGTTCTTgctgaccagcagctctgtaaCCAGGAGAGGAACTGCAGTCTGGACCAAGAGGACCCAGAGCCTCCAcagattaaagaggaacaggaggaactctACACCAGTCTGGAGGTAGAAGAGCTGGTACTGAAGCAGGAGACTGAAACCTTTATGTTGACTCCTACTTGTGAGGAAAGTGACAACAGTGAAGATCAGACTCTGGACTGGAGTCCTGATGAAACTGAGAGTGCAACAGAGAAAGAGCATGTTGTCAGCATCTCAGTTAAAAGCTTAGTGGTACCAGAACCAAACAGTGATGATCAGCTCCTCTCTTACAACTCTCATGTAGCTGAGAGCCAAGATCACAAAGGAGGCAAACAAGGAGACTCAGGATCaactggaaacacagagacaaaaccaCAGAAGAGACATCATAACAGCAACAGTCACACGAATGACCTAGAGTCTCCAGagattaaagaggaacaggaggaactctACACCAGTCTGGAGGTAGAAGAGCTGGTACTGAAGCAGGAGACTGAAACCTTTATGTTGACTCCAACTTGTGAGGAAAGTGACAACGGTGAAGATCAGACTCTGGACTGGAGTCCTGATGAAACTGAGAGTGCAACAGAGAAAGAGCATGTTGTCAGCATGTCAGTTAAAAGCTCTGTGGTACCAAACAGTGATGACTGGCTCCTCTCTCACATCTCTCATGTAGCTGAGAGCCAAGATCACAAAGGAGGCAAACAAGTAGACTCAGGATCAACTAGCAATACAGAGCCAAAACGACAGAAGAGACATCgtaaaagtaaaagtcacaGTAACAATGTATGTAACACTACCATGTCAAAGTTTCAGACTCACAAAGGTAAAAAGATTTTGAAGTGTGACACTTGTGGAAAAGCTTTTAAGTATATTTCCCAATTGAATAGACACCTGAcaatccacacaggtgagaaacCGTATTCATGTAACTCTTGTGAAAAAAGATTCTCATTGCCAGCTGCATTAACCCTGCATATGAAAGTCCACACCGGTGAGAAGCCGTACCCCTGCAACACTTGTGGGAGAAGATTTAATCAAATGGCAAAAGTGAAAAGGcacatgagaacacacacaggtgagaagccatACCCATGTAACAGTTGTGAGAAAAGATTTTCTCATCTGCACGCATTAAAAGCGCATATGAcaatccacacaggtgagaggcCGTAcccatgtaacacttgtgagaaaagatttATTTATCCGCACGTATTAAAAACGCAtatgagaatccacacaggtgagaggcCGTACCCATGTAACATTTGTGAGAAAAGATTTACTTATCCGCACGCATTGAAAACACATACAagaatccacacaggtgagaggcCGTACCCATGTAACGTTTGTGGGAAAAGATTCTCTGTGACGAGCGCATTAAAAGTGCAtatgagaatccacacaggtgagaagccgtacacatgtaacacttgtgagaaaaaaTTCGCTCAGCTGACCGTATTACAAATGCATATgagagtccacacaggtgagaagccgtactCATGTAACATTTGTGAGAAAAGATGCTCTCAAACGGGCCAATTAAAATATcatatgagaacacacacaggtgagaggcCATACTCATGTAAAatttgtgagaaaagattctctcAAACGGGCACATTAAAACGTCATATgagagtccacacaggtgagaagccgtacccacgtaattcaattcagttcaattcaattttatttacatag
- the LOC123000036 gene encoding zinc finger protein 883-like has translation MSAVECLRELMNERLTAAAEEIFRVFQKTIVEYEKEIDRQSRLLDIVWKPEIKLQRIELLQQHVCEEEEVLTDQQLCNQERNSSLDQEDPEPPQIKEEQDGLCTSLEGEQLVLKQETETFMWTPTCEESDNSEDQTEDSDEIQSAAEKEHVVSMLVKSSVVPEQNSIDQLLSHNSHVAESQDHKGGKQGDSRSTGNAETKPKKRHQNTSKIHSYIYTGKKSLKNNTCGKAFKCKSYLNKHPRVHAGEKSYNCETCGKGFSRMSDFKKHMRIHTGEKPYPCNTCEKRFSRRDILQTHMRVHTGEKPYPCNTCEKRFSELGNLKRHMRTHTGKKPYTCNTCEKRFSLPGTLKAHMKGQESDNSEDQTEDSDEIQSAAEKEHVVSMLVKSSVVPEANSDDQLLSHNSHVAESQGHKGGKYGVSGPTGNTETEPKKRHHRRKNPTNNEDNSTTSKIHSNIYTGKKSLKCNTCEKRFTQRSALQLHMKVHTGEKLYPCNTCGKAFQCKSNLNKNLRVHTGEKVYPCNTCGKIFSLPSTLRVHMRIHTGEKPYSCNTCEKRFSQLGNLKLHIRVHTGEKPYPCNTCEKRFSERGKLKVHMRIHTGEKPYNCKTCGKDFTRGDHLKIHMRTHSKKRLPDV, from the exons ATGTCTGCAGTTGAGTGTTTGAGAGAGTTAATGAACGAGCgactaactgctgctgctgaagaaataTTCCGAGTTTTTCAGAAAACTATCGTCGAGTACGAGAAAGAGATCGATCGTCAGAGCAGACTGCTGGATATCGTTTGGAAACCTGAAATAAAGTTACAGAGAATAG AACTTCTACAGCAGCATGtctgtgaggaagaggaggttctcactgaccagcagctctgtaaCCAGGAGAGGAACTCTAGTCTGGACCAAGAGGACCCAGAGCCTCCACAaattaaagaggaacaggatGGACTGTGCACCAGTCTGGAGGGAGAGCAGCTGGTGCTGAAGCAAGAGACTGAAACCTTTATGTGGACTCCTACTTGTGAGGAAAGTGACAACAGTGAAGATCAGACGGAGGACT CTGATGAAATTCAGAGtgcagcagagaaagagcatgttgtgagcatgttagttAAAAGCTCAGTGGTACCAGAACAAAACAGTATCGACCAGCtcctctctcacaactctcatGTAGCTGAGAGCCAAGATCACAAAGGAGGCAAACAAGGAGACTCACGATCAACTGGGAATGCAGAGACAAAACCCAAGAAGAGACatcaaaacacatcaaagaTTCACAGTTATATTTATACAgggaaaaagtctttaaaaaacaatactTGTGGGAAAGCTTTTAAGTGCAAGTCCTATTTGAACAAACACCCGAGAGTCCATGCAGGTGAGAAGTCGTATAACTGTGAAACCTGTGGAAAAGGATTCAGTCGAATGTCAGACTTCAAAAAGCACatgagaatccacacaggtgagaagccgtacccATGTAACAcctgtgagaaaagattctctcGGCGGGATATATTACAAACACATATgagagtccacacaggtgagaagccgtacccATGTAACAcctgtgagaaaagattctctGAGCTGGGCAACTTAAAACGAcatatgagaacacacacaggcaagAAGCCATAcacatgtaacacttgtgagaaaagattctctcTGCCAGGCACCTTAAAAGCGCATATGAAAGGACAGGAAAGTGACAACAGTGAAGATCAGACGGAGGACTCTGATGAAATTCAGAGtgcagcagagaaagagcaTGTTGTAAGCATGTTAGTTAAAAGCTCAGTGGTACCAGAAGCAAACAGTGATGACCAACtcctctctcacaactctcatGTAGCTGAGAGCCAAGGCCACAAGGGAGGCAAATATGGAGTCTCAGGACCAACTGGGAATACAGAGACAGAACCCAAGAAGAGACATCACAGGAGAAAAAATCCCactaacaatgaagacaactcTACCACATCAAAGATTCACAGTAATATTTATACAgggaaaaagtctttaaaatgcAACACTTGTGAAAAAAGATTCACTCAGCGGAGCGCATTGCAACTGCATATGAAAGTCCACACAGGGGAGAAGCTGTACCCTTGTAATACTTGTGGGAAAGCTTTTCAGTGCAAGTCCAATTTGAACAAAAATCTGAGAGTCCATACAGGTGAGAAGGTGTACCCATGTAACACTTGCGGGAAAATATTCTCTCTGCCGAGCACATTAAGAGTGCAtatgagaatccacacaggtgagaagccgtactCATGTAACACTTGTGAAAAAAGATTCTCTCAACTGGGTAACTTAAAACTGCATATTagagtccacacaggtgagaagccgtacccatgtaacacttgtgagaaaagattctctGAGCGGGGCAAATTAAAAGTGCAtatgagaatccacacaggtgagaagccgtacaaTTGCAAAACTTGTGGAAAAGATTTCACACGTGGAGATCATTTGAAGATCCACATGAGAACACACAGTAAGAAAAGATTGCCAGATGTCTGA
- the LOC122999833 gene encoding zinc finger protein 345-like isoform X6, translating into MSSVECLRELINERLTAAAEEIFRVFQKTIVEYEEEIDRQRRLLDIVWKPEIKLHRIELPQQHVCEEEEDLTDQQLCNQERNSSLDQEDPEPPQIKEEQDELSTSLEGAQLVLKQETETFMLTPTCEESDNSEDQTLNLSPDEIQSAAEKEHVVSTSVKSSVVPEQNSDNQLLSHNSHVAESQDHKGGKQGDSGSTGNAETKPKKSHHKSKSHSNNVQNTTVSKIQLNFHKGKRVLKCDSCGKAFKYISLLNRHLTIHTGEKPYSCNSCEKRFSLLGALKEHMRVHTGEKPYPCNTCGRRFNQMMKMKRHMRTHTGEKLYPCNTCVKRFSHLSALKVHMRIHTGEKPYPCNTCEKMFSDLGALKRHMRVHTGEKPYTCNTCEKRFSELGALKRHMRIHTGEKPYTCNTCEKIFSELGALKRHMRVHTGEKPYPCNTCEKRFSELGALKRHMRVHTGEKPYPCNTCEKMFSDLSALKRHMRVHTGEKPYPCNTCEKRFTELGALKRHMRVHTGEKPYTCNTCEKSFADMCALKRHMRVYTGKKLLSHNSHVVESQDHKGGKHEDSGSTGNSETKPKKRHENTSKTHSYIYTGKKSLKNNTCGKAFKCKSYLNKHPRVHASEKSYNCETCGKGFSRMSDFKKHMRIHTGEKPYPCNTCEKRFSRRDILQTHMRVHTGEKPYPCNTCEKRFSELGNLKRHMRTHTGKKPYSCNTCEKRFSELGALKQHMRVHTGEKPYNCKTCGKDFTRGDHLKIHMRTHSRKRLSDVRLEKTH; encoded by the exons ATGTCTTCAGTTGAGTGTTTGAGAGAGTTAATCAACGAGCgactaactgctgctgctgaagaaataTTCCGAGTTTTTCAAAAAACTATCGTCGAGTATGAGGAAGAGATCGATCGTCAGCGCAGACTGCTGGATATCGTTTGGAAACCTGAAATAAAGTTACACAGAATAG AGCTCCCACAGCAGCATgtctgtgaggaggaggaggatctcactgaccagcagctctgtaaCCAGGAGAGAAACTCCAGTTTGGACCAAGAGGACCCAGAGCCTCCACAaattaaagaggaacaggatGAACTCTCCACCAGTCTGGAGGGAGCACAGCTGGTGCTGAAGCAAGAGACTGAAACCTTTATGTTGACTCCTACTTGTGAGGAAAGTGACAACAGTGAAGATCAGACTCTGAACTTGAGTCCTGATGAAATTCAGAGtgcagcagagaaagagcaTGTTGTCAGCACGTCAGTTAAAAGCTCAGTGGTACCAGAACAAAACAGTGACAACCAGCtcctctctcacaactctcatGTAGCTGAGAGCCAAGATCACAAAGGAGGCAAACAAGGAGACTCAGGATCAACTGGGAATGCAGAGACAAAACCCAAGAAGAGCCatcataaaagtaaaagtcacaGTAACAATGTACAAAACACTACCGTGTCAAAGATTCAGCTGAATTTCCACAAAGGTAAAAGGGTTTTGAAGTGCGACTCTTGTGGAAAAGCTTTTAAGTATATTTCCCTATTAAATAGACACCTGAcaatccacacaggtgagaagccgtattCATGTAACTCTTGTGAAAAAAGATTCTCATTGCTGGGCGCATTAAAAGAGCATATgagagtccacacaggtgagaagccgtacccCTGCAACACTTGTGGGAGAAGATTTAatcaaatgatgaaaatgaaaaggcacatgagaacacacacaggggagaaGCTGTACCCATGTAACACCTGTGTGAAAAGATTCTCTCACCTGAGCGCATTGAAAGTGCAtatgagaatccacacaggtgagaagccgtacccatgtaacacttgtgagaaaatgttttctgatctggGCGCATTAAAACGGCATATgagagtccacacaggtgagaagccgtacacatgtaacacttgtgaaAAAAGATTCTCTGAGCTGGGTGCACTAAAACGGCAtatgagaatccacacaggtgagaagccgtacacatgtaacacttgtgagaaaataTTCTCTGAACTGGGCGCACTAAAACGGCATATgagagtccacacag gtgagaagccgtacccatgtaacacttgtgaaAAAAGATTCTCTGAGCTGGGCGCACTAAAACGGCATATgagagtccacacaggtgagaagccgtacccatgtaacacttgtgagaaaatgTTCTCTGATCTGAGCGCACTAAAACGACATATgagagtccacacaggtgagaaaccgtacccatgtaacacttgtgaaAAAAGATTCACTGAGCTTGGCGCACTAAAACGGCATATgagagtccacacaggtgagaagccgtacacatgtaacacttgtgagaaaagcTTCGCTGACATGTGCGCATTAAAACGACATATGAGAGTCTACACAGGTAAGAAGCtcctctctcacaactctcatGTAGTTGAGAGCCAAGATCACAAAGGAGGCAAACATGAAGACTCAGGATCAACTGGAAATTCAGAGACAAAACCCAAGAAgagacatgaaaacacatcaaagaCTCACAGTTATATTTATACAgggaaaaagtctttaaaaaacaatactTGTGGGAAAGCTTTTAAGTGCAAGTCCTATTTGAACAAACACCCGAGAGTCCATGCAAGTGAGAAGTCGTATAACTGTGAAACCTGTGGAAAAGGATTCAGTCGAATGTCAGACTTCAAAAAGCACATGAGAATCCACACAGGGGAGAAGCCGTAcccatgtaacacttgtgagaaaagattctctcGGCGGGATATATTACAAACACATATgagagtccacacaggtgagaagccgtacccATGTAACAcctgtgagaaaagattctctGAGCTGGGCAACTTAAAACGAcatatgagaacacacacaggcaagAAGCCATACtcatgtaacacttgtgagaaaagattctctGAACTGGGCGCATTAAAACAGCATATgagagtccacacaggtgagaagccgtacaaTTGCAAAACTTGTGGAAAAGATTTCACACGTGGAGATCATTTGAAGATCCACATGAGAACACACAGTAGGAAAAGATTGTCAGATGTCAGACTTGAAAAGACACATTAG
- the LOC122999833 gene encoding zinc finger protein 883-like isoform X20, with protein MSSVECLRELINERLTAAAEEIFRVFQKTIVEYEEEIDRQRRLLDIVWKPEIKLHRIELPQQHVCEEEEDLTDQQLCNQERNSSLDQEDPEPPQIKEEQDELSTSLEGAQLVLKQETETFMLTPTCEESDNSEDQTLNLSPDEIQSAAEKEHVVSTSVKSSVVPEQNSDNQLLSHNSHVAESQDHKGGKQGDSGSTGNAETKPKKSHHKSKSHSNNVQNTTVSKIQLNFHKGKRVLKCDSCGKAFKYISLLNRHLTIHTGEKPYSCNSCEKRFSLLGALKEHMRVHTGEKPYPCNTCGRRFNQMMKMKRHMRTHTGEKLYPCNTCVKRFSHLSALKVHMRIHTGEKPYPCNTCEKMFSDLGALKRHMRVHTGEKPYTCNTCEKRFSELGALKRHMRIHTGEKPYTCNTCEKIFSELGALKRHMRVHTGEKPYTCNTCEKRFSQLGILQTHMRVHTGEKPYPCNTCEKRFSQLGALNLHMRVHTGEKPYNCKTCGKDFTRGDHLKIHMRTHSRKRLSDV; from the exons ATGTCTTCAGTTGAGTGTTTGAGAGAGTTAATCAACGAGCgactaactgctgctgctgaagaaataTTCCGAGTTTTTCAAAAAACTATCGTCGAGTATGAGGAAGAGATCGATCGTCAGCGCAGACTGCTGGATATCGTTTGGAAACCTGAAATAAAGTTACACAGAATAG AGCTCCCACAGCAGCATgtctgtgaggaggaggaggatctcactgaccagcagctctgtaaCCAGGAGAGAAACTCCAGTTTGGACCAAGAGGACCCAGAGCCTCCACAaattaaagaggaacaggatGAACTCTCCACCAGTCTGGAGGGAGCACAGCTGGTGCTGAAGCAAGAGACTGAAACCTTTATGTTGACTCCTACTTGTGAGGAAAGTGACAACAGTGAAGATCAGACTCTGAACTTGAGTCCTGATGAAATTCAGAGtgcagcagagaaagagcaTGTTGTCAGCACGTCAGTTAAAAGCTCAGTGGTACCAGAACAAAACAGTGACAACCAGCtcctctctcacaactctcatGTAGCTGAGAGCCAAGATCACAAAGGAGGCAAACAAGGAGACTCAGGATCAACTGGGAATGCAGAGACAAAACCCAAGAAGAGCCatcataaaagtaaaagtcacaGTAACAATGTACAAAACACTACCGTGTCAAAGATTCAGCTGAATTTCCACAAAGGTAAAAGGGTTTTGAAGTGCGACTCTTGTGGAAAAGCTTTTAAGTATATTTCCCTATTAAATAGACACCTGAcaatccacacaggtgagaagccgtattCATGTAACTCTTGTGAAAAAAGATTCTCATTGCTGGGCGCATTAAAAGAGCATATgagagtccacacaggtgagaagccgtacccCTGCAACACTTGTGGGAGAAGATTTAatcaaatgatgaaaatgaaaaggcacatgagaacacacacaggggagaaGCTGTACCCATGTAACACCTGTGTGAAAAGATTCTCTCACCTGAGCGCATTGAAAGTGCAtatgagaatccacacaggtgagaagccgtacccatgtaacacttgtgagaaaatgttttctgatctggGCGCATTAAAACGGCATATgagagtccacacaggtgagaagccgtacacatgtaacacttgtgaaAAAAGATTCTCTGAGCTGGGTGCACTAAAACGGCAtatgagaatccacacaggtgagaagccgtacacatgtaacacttgtgagaaaataTTCTCTGAACTGGGCGCACTAAAACGGCATATgagagtccacacaggtgagaagccgtacacatgtaacacttgtgagaaaagattctctcAACTGGGTatattacaaacacacatgagagtccacacaggtgagaagccgtacccatgtaacacttgtgagaaaagattctctcAGCTAGGTGCATTAAACCTACATATgagagtccacacaggtgagaagccgtacaaTTGCAAAACTTGTGGAAAAGATTTCACACGTGGAGATCATTTGAAGATCCACATGAGAACACACAGTAGGAAAAGATTGTCAGATGTCTGA
- the LOC122969977 gene encoding LOW QUALITY PROTEIN: zinc finger protein 480-like (The sequence of the model RefSeq protein was modified relative to this genomic sequence to represent the inferred CDS: inserted 1 base in 1 codon; substituted 1 base at 1 genomic stop codon) has protein sequence MLSLSRLKIEMDSADQMEIELLQQHVCEEEEVLTDQQLCNQEKNSSLDQEDPEPPQIKEEQAELCTSLEGAQLVLKQETETFMLTPTCKESDNSEDQTEDSDEIQNAAEKEHVVSMLVKSSVVPEPNGDDQLLSHNSHVVESQDHKGGKHGDSGSTGNAETEPKKRHQNTSKIHSYIYTGKKSLKNNTCGKAFKCKSYLNKHLRVHAGEKSYNCETCGKGFGRMSDLKKHMRIHTGEKPYPCNTCEKRFSRRDILQTHMRVHTGEKPYPCNTCEKRFSELGNLKRHMRTHTGEKPYSCNTCEKRFSLPGTLKAHMKVHTGERPYPCNTCEKRFPEPGALKVHMRSHTGERPYPCNTCEKRFSKKGKLKMHMRIHTGDXPYPCNTCEKXFSELGNLKLHMKAHTCEKPYPCNTWEKRFPELGAL, from the exons ATGCTAAGTTTGAGTCGATTGAAGATTGAAATGGACTCTGCAGATCAGATGGAGATTG AGCTTCTACAGCAGCATGtctgtgaggaagaggaggttctcactgaccagcagctctgtaaCCAGGAGAAGAACTCCAGTCTGGACCAAGAGGACCCAGAGCCTCCAcagattaaagaggaacaggCTGAACTGTGCACCAGTCTGGAGGGAGCACAGCTGGTGCTGAAGCAGGAGACTGAAACCTTTATGTTGACTCCTACTTGTAAGGAAAGTGACAACAGTGAAGATCAGACGGAGGACTCTGATGAAAttcagaatgcagcagagaaagagcatgttgtgagcatgttagttAAAAGCTCAGTGGTACCAGAACCAAACGGTGATGACCAACtcctctctcacaactctcatGTAGTTGAGAGCCAAGATCACAAAGGAGGCAAACATGGAGACTCAGGATCAACCGGAAATGCAGAGACAGAACCCAAGAAGAGACatcaaaacacatcaaagaTTCACAGTTATATTTATACAgggaaaaagtctttaaaaaacaatactTGTGGGAAAGCTTTTAAGTGCAAGTCCTATTTGAACAAACACCTGAGAGTCCATGCAGGTGAGAAGTCGTATAACTGTGAAACCTGTGGAAAAGGATTTGGTCGAATGTCAGACCTCAAAAAGCACatgagaatccacacaggtgagaagccgtacccATGTAACAcctgtgagaaaagattctctcGGCGGGATATATTACAAACACATATgagagtccacacaggtgagaagccgtacccATGTAACAcctgtgagaaaagattctctGAACTGGGCAACTTAAAACGAcatatgagaacacacacaggcgAGAAGCCATACtcatgtaacacttgtgagaaaagattctctcTGCCGGGCACCTTAAAAGCGCATATGAaagtccacacaggtgagaggcCGTACCCATGTAACACTTGCGAGAAAAGATTCCCTGAGCCGGGCGCATTAAAAGTGCATATGAGAAGCCACACAGGTGAGAGGCCATATCCttgtaacacttgtgagaaaagattctctAAGAAGGgcaaattaaaaatgcacatgagaatccacacaggtgaCTAGCCGTACCCATGCAACACTTGTGAGA GATTCTCTGAGCTGGGCAACTTAAAACTGCATATGAAAGCCCACACATGTGAGAAACCGTACCCATGTAACACTTGGGAGAAAAGATTCCCTGAGCTGGGCGCATTATAA